A genome region from Gemmatimonadota bacterium includes the following:
- the pilO gene encoding type 4a pilus biogenesis protein PilO, which translates to MSLLPKERNHQIALIIIIAAISVGYGFYEYWYTPQLDGIDSLQARLDGLENRNRQARVVEARSADLEDDLVIYERHVRRLEELIPQNDEVPALLNSIVLEARRVGVEMGALNPGPSEAGEFYTEQSYEVAVVGDFHPVGRFLASIASLSRIITPIGLDVEPYTGTPPQETMVAPVTARFRVLTYVLPGAAGVAAVPADVGRVNE; encoded by the coding sequence ATGTCACTCCTCCCCAAGGAGAGGAACCATCAGATCGCGCTGATCATCATCATCGCGGCGATCTCCGTCGGTTATGGATTCTACGAGTATTGGTACACGCCCCAGCTCGACGGGATAGACTCGCTTCAGGCCCGGCTGGACGGCCTCGAGAACCGCAATCGGCAGGCGCGTGTGGTGGAGGCCCGAAGCGCCGATCTCGAAGACGATCTCGTGATCTACGAGCGGCACGTCCGGCGGCTCGAGGAACTCATCCCCCAAAATGACGAAGTGCCCGCGCTCCTGAACAGCATCGTGCTCGAGGCGCGGCGCGTGGGAGTAGAGATGGGGGCGCTGAATCCAGGTCCCAGCGAAGCGGGCGAGTTCTATACGGAGCAGAGCTACGAGGTCGCCGTGGTGGGGGACTTCCATCCCGTCGGCCGGTTTCTGGCTTCCATCGCCTCCCTTTCACGAATCATCACGCCGATTGGGCTGGACGTGGAGCCTTACACCGGTACACCTCCCCAAGAAACGATGGTGGCTCCCGTCACCGCGCGCTTCCGCGTCCTCACGTACGTCCTCCCTGGCGCCGCCGGCGTGGCTGCCGTCCCCGCGGACGTCGGGAGGGTCAACGAATGA
- a CDS encoding PilN domain-containing protein, producing MGRWSMAAGIAVIGVLGGAAWLFLGVIGVAEELQVQIELQQADSARFSEIIRRTGVLQARRDTIARRVAVIQDIDDARYLWPHLMDEVGRALPDYTWLTRMTEVTGGGAEVLFRLEGQSGTYFGLTTLMENLEASPFIERVSLISSEQVSVPTGPGTSQFVYSFTLEGFSREPPPEVIELIPLFGPSVVPPGVQGD from the coding sequence ATGGGCCGCTGGTCCATGGCGGCGGGAATCGCCGTGATCGGAGTCCTCGGGGGCGCCGCCTGGCTCTTCCTGGGGGTCATCGGCGTCGCCGAAGAGCTCCAAGTTCAGATTGAGCTCCAGCAGGCGGATTCCGCGCGATTTTCCGAGATCATTCGCCGGACTGGAGTGCTTCAAGCTCGCCGCGACACGATCGCGCGGCGGGTTGCCGTGATTCAGGACATCGACGACGCGCGATATCTTTGGCCTCACCTGATGGACGAGGTCGGGCGAGCGCTCCCGGACTACACCTGGCTTACCCGCATGACGGAGGTGACCGGGGGGGGAGCGGAAGTCCTCTTCCGACTGGAAGGACAGTCGGGAACCTACTTCGGGCTCACGACGCTGATGGAGAACCTCGAGGCGTCGCCCTTCATCGAACGCGTGTCGCTCATCTCCTCCGAGCAGGTCTCCGTTCCGACCGGACCCGGGACCAGCCAGTTCGTCTACTCGTTTACTCTCGAAGGGTTCAGCCGCGAACCTCCCCCGGAAGTGATCGAGCTCATTCCCCTCTTCGGGCCATCGGTGGTTCCGCCCGGCGTGCAGGGGGACTGA
- the pilM gene encoding type IV pilus assembly protein PilM, translating to MGLFGQKKTSIGLDIGSGFVKLVEVDHSGDYPEVVRIAMRPLLPDAIVEGEIMDPGLVSETVRELVAESGLKKKEVVTAVGGHDVIIKKIEMDRMKESDAREVIRWEAEQHVPFDINSVELDFEILDPDSDGLQMQVLLVAAKRELVENKVALLAEAGLSPRLIDVDAFALHNAFERNYPEGMQGIVALVNVGHEMTNVNILEDGSPILTRDIPFGSRKMREDLQRERGLTAEAADELLQAKVRPQDIMAFVRGSADEVAVGVERAAAFLTTRDSGAGLGRIYLSGGGARISGLAEAIGGRLAVETILVNPFERIPVRAGTPTNLVLDEVGPMLLLPLGLALRAP from the coding sequence ATGGGCCTATTCGGACAAAAAAAGACCTCGATCGGCCTCGACATAGGGAGCGGTTTCGTGAAGCTCGTCGAGGTGGACCACTCCGGGGACTATCCGGAAGTGGTTCGGATCGCAATGAGACCCCTCCTCCCCGACGCCATCGTGGAGGGGGAAATCATGGATCCTGGACTGGTATCCGAAACCGTAAGGGAGCTCGTCGCCGAGTCCGGCCTCAAGAAGAAGGAGGTCGTGACCGCGGTCGGCGGCCACGACGTGATCATCAAGAAGATCGAGATGGACCGGATGAAGGAGTCGGACGCACGCGAGGTGATCCGTTGGGAAGCCGAGCAGCATGTGCCCTTCGACATCAACAGCGTGGAGCTCGACTTCGAGATTCTGGATCCGGATTCGGACGGCCTTCAGATGCAGGTTCTGCTGGTCGCGGCGAAAAGGGAGCTCGTGGAAAACAAGGTCGCGCTCCTCGCCGAGGCGGGGCTGTCGCCTCGTCTCATCGACGTGGACGCTTTCGCGCTTCATAACGCGTTCGAGCGAAATTATCCCGAGGGGATGCAGGGGATCGTTGCGCTCGTGAATGTCGGACACGAGATGACGAACGTGAACATTCTCGAGGACGGGAGTCCGATCCTCACGCGCGACATTCCCTTCGGCTCCCGGAAAATGCGTGAGGATCTGCAGAGAGAGCGGGGCCTCACAGCCGAAGCGGCCGACGAGCTCCTCCAGGCTAAGGTGCGCCCACAGGACATCATGGCTTTTGTCCGCGGCAGCGCCGACGAAGTTGCCGTGGGTGTCGAACGGGCTGCCGCCTTCTTGACCACGCGGGACTCGGGAGCCGGGCTCGGCCGCATCTACCTCTCGGGCGGCGGAGCGCGGATCTCCGGGCTCGCCGAAGCGATTGGGGGGCGCCTCGCCGTCGAGACGATCCTCGTCAATCCATTCGAGAGGATCCCCGTCCGCGCTGGGACGCCGACCAACCTGGTCCTCGACGAGGTGGGTCCGATGCTCCTTCTCCCCCTGGGTCTGGCGCTCCGCGCTCCATGA
- a CDS encoding prepilin-type N-terminal cleavage/methylation domain-containing protein — translation MNRAGLTLIEIVVAMVVLTVGVLGLAAGTGWMVRSTGLTKLDTNRAVALQASVEVVRGSPFAVVGSGSASQGEFDVSWSVVESSPNWKRVEFVIVGPGRAPGSIGPRAAIESSVADTLEYRINRP, via the coding sequence ATGAATCGGGCCGGACTTACGCTGATCGAGATCGTCGTCGCGATGGTCGTGCTGACCGTCGGCGTGTTGGGTCTTGCGGCGGGCACGGGCTGGATGGTCCGGTCCACGGGTCTCACGAAGCTCGACACGAACCGAGCCGTGGCCCTCCAGGCGAGCGTGGAAGTCGTGCGGGGCTCCCCCTTCGCCGTCGTGGGATCGGGATCGGCGAGCCAAGGTGAGTTCGACGTCTCCTGGTCGGTTGTCGAGTCGTCGCCGAACTGGAAGCGCGTGGAGTTCGTGATCGTCGGGCCGGGTCGGGCTCCCGGAAGCATTGGACCCCGGGCGGCAATCGAAAGTTCAGTGGCGGACACACTCGAGTACCGGATCAATCGGCCATGA
- a CDS encoding prepilin-type N-terminal cleavage/methylation domain-containing protein has protein sequence MRDTSGFTLMEMMVALVVAGVLSAIAVSGFGDVHGRLTVRSARAAFLSSHAHARALAVERGGLVSLVADAGSGVVSVQVGCDGLGAVLESRDFADSFAVELEVSGDALSLCMTPKGVASPALNSFNDEVEVAFVRGTASVAVVLFPLGQAVTP, from the coding sequence ATGAGGGATACGAGCGGATTCACATTGATGGAAATGATGGTGGCCCTGGTGGTCGCCGGCGTCCTGAGTGCCATTGCGGTGTCAGGCTTCGGCGACGTGCACGGTCGCCTCACGGTGCGCTCGGCTCGAGCCGCCTTTCTCTCGAGTCATGCACACGCTCGTGCCCTCGCGGTGGAGCGAGGGGGGCTGGTGAGCCTCGTGGCGGACGCGGGGAGTGGGGTCGTTTCCGTTCAGGTCGGCTGTGACGGGCTCGGGGCGGTTCTCGAGTCGCGGGACTTCGCCGATAGTTTCGCGGTCGAACTGGAGGTCAGCGGAGATGCGCTCTCGCTCTGCATGACTCCGAAGGGCGTGGCGAGCCCTGCGTTGAACTCGTTCAACGACGAAGTCGAGGTGGCGTTCGTGCGAGGGACCGCGTCGGTGGCGGTAGTGCTTTTTCCTCTCGGACAGGCGGTCACTCCATGA
- a CDS encoding polymer-forming cytoskeletal protein yields MTLRGRLSSPCGMILPVVLFLTLALGGAATSILVLARAERVVESAALRYLGDRVLSEAALARLPGDGGFSPGGSSPAATPTIEPLATDYILGRAGSRVGGPRHHALLWRLNPDSIAATLPGALEFGSAAPSGTIEAMGPECPGGSETRALIRPRPPPFPGADPPLFEGPRLGPLGLDRLLDVATVTLATAGTLPEGESVEIVRVLPGVAVVAGEGRGMILSEGDLTIRGTAHVRGIVMAAGTIEVGGEALVEGVLLAGGSVRVTDHGRVTGCRGLAAIALSHPRLSGTHAVSGGERLGRF; encoded by the coding sequence ATGACCCTCCGAGGCCGCCTCTCCTCCCCGTGCGGGATGATTCTCCCGGTCGTCCTCTTCCTGACGCTGGCCCTCGGCGGGGCAGCGACCTCCATTCTCGTCCTGGCTCGCGCGGAGCGGGTCGTGGAGAGCGCCGCCCTCCGATACCTGGGAGATCGCGTTCTGAGTGAGGCGGCACTCGCGCGGCTTCCGGGGGACGGAGGATTCTCCCCTGGGGGTTCGAGCCCAGCGGCCACTCCGACGATCGAGCCCCTCGCCACCGATTACATCCTGGGCCGAGCGGGGAGTCGGGTGGGCGGCCCCAGGCACCACGCCCTCCTCTGGCGTCTGAATCCGGATTCCATCGCGGCGACCCTCCCGGGAGCCCTGGAGTTCGGATCCGCCGCGCCGTCCGGCACGATCGAGGCGATGGGACCGGAGTGCCCGGGGGGGTCCGAAACACGCGCGCTGATTCGGCCTCGGCCGCCCCCCTTTCCGGGAGCCGATCCTCCCTTGTTTGAGGGACCTCGACTGGGACCCCTCGGTTTGGATCGGCTCCTCGACGTCGCCACCGTGACGCTCGCAACCGCGGGCACTCTCCCGGAGGGAGAGTCCGTCGAAATCGTGCGCGTCCTCCCCGGAGTAGCCGTCGTCGCGGGGGAAGGCCGCGGAATGATCCTGTCGGAAGGAGATCTCACGATTCGAGGCACGGCGCACGTGCGGGGAATCGTCATGGCGGCCGGGACTATCGAGGTGGGCGGGGAAGCCCTCGTCGAAGGCGTTCTCCTTGCCGGAGGGTCGGTTCGCGTCACCGATCACGGCCGCGTGACAGGCTGCCGAGGGCTCGCGGCCATCGCGCTCTCCCACCCTCGGCTCTCGGGAACTCACGCAGTGTCCGGAGGCGAACGGCTGGGCCGCTTCTAA
- a CDS encoding prepilin-type N-terminal cleavage/methylation domain-containing protein: MTSTRGFTLPELVLVLLLAGVAASLAIGPAIHQADALLLRGAREELISFFRRARGEARAHGEARLLLADGGDPLLVLPDGRPPVRLLLRGRGVELDLLGARADLDLHFGPLGTAHFAAASIRLRKRKAILSLTVSGYGRVRR; this comes from the coding sequence ATGACTTCGACCCGTGGCTTCACTCTCCCCGAACTCGTCCTCGTCCTCCTCCTCGCCGGGGTTGCCGCCAGTCTCGCGATTGGCCCGGCGATCCACCAGGCCGACGCCCTCCTCCTCAGGGGGGCGCGAGAGGAGTTGATCTCTTTCTTCCGCCGTGCGCGCGGGGAGGCGCGCGCGCATGGCGAGGCTCGCCTCCTTCTCGCCGATGGGGGGGATCCCCTCCTTGTCCTCCCCGACGGGCGACCGCCGGTGCGCCTCCTCCTCAGAGGTCGCGGCGTCGAGTTGGACCTCCTCGGCGCCCGAGCCGATCTGGACCTCCACTTCGGTCCACTCGGGACCGCGCACTTCGCGGCCGCCTCCATTCGGCTGCGGAAGAGGAAGGCGATCCTATCGCTCACGGTCTCCGGATACGGGCGCGTCCGGCGATGA
- a CDS encoding sigma-54 dependent transcriptional regulator, which translates to MRVLVVDDDAGLRKSLSLILGDAGYTVQSGRDATEGLKIARDTTPDLILVDVRMPGMDGLAFLGSYRESGGTAPVVVMTAYGNIDVAVDATRKGAADFIAKPFGGEEILLTLKKVEERERLRNEVGRLRQEVRTEKRYGEIVARSPEMVRALEVATKVAQHPTSILITGPTGTGKELLARLIHRESARASAPFVAVNCGAIPEGLLESQFFGYVKGAFSGADSDREGLFEAANGGTLFLDEVGELPESLQVKLLRALQEGEIRRVGDTKTREADVRIVAATNRLLETDVGVGRFREDLYYRIAVVTVALPPLKDRPEDLPLLVHHLLDVHRQRLNVETSGVERPAMDALLQYSWPGNVRELGNVLERALVLCEGPRIRLEDLPLQVREPGASGGLGIGEGRDDGGGSGAPWGALDDNDLSVKRRSAELERQLIQTALRRTGGHRGKSAALLDLSDRALRYKIREYGLE; encoded by the coding sequence ATGAGAGTTCTTGTCGTGGATGATGATGCTGGACTGCGGAAGTCGCTTTCTCTGATTCTCGGGGACGCGGGTTACACGGTCCAATCTGGGCGCGACGCCACGGAAGGACTCAAGATCGCCCGTGACACCACCCCTGACCTCATCCTCGTGGACGTTCGTATGCCGGGGATGGATGGCCTCGCCTTCCTCGGGAGCTACCGGGAGTCGGGGGGTACGGCGCCCGTAGTCGTCATGACCGCCTACGGAAATATTGACGTCGCCGTGGACGCCACGCGAAAGGGGGCCGCAGACTTCATCGCCAAGCCTTTTGGCGGCGAGGAAATCCTACTCACGCTCAAAAAGGTCGAGGAACGCGAGCGGCTGCGGAACGAGGTGGGGCGCCTTCGCCAGGAGGTGCGTACCGAGAAGCGGTACGGCGAGATCGTGGCACGATCCCCGGAAATGGTGCGGGCCCTCGAGGTGGCGACCAAGGTCGCCCAGCACCCGACTTCGATCCTCATCACCGGGCCGACCGGAACGGGTAAGGAGCTCCTCGCCCGCCTTATCCACCGGGAAAGCGCGCGCGCGTCCGCTCCCTTCGTCGCGGTGAACTGCGGCGCGATTCCCGAAGGGCTCCTCGAATCGCAATTTTTCGGCTACGTGAAGGGTGCGTTTTCCGGTGCGGACTCCGATCGGGAAGGGCTCTTCGAGGCCGCGAACGGCGGGACCCTCTTCCTGGACGAGGTCGGCGAGCTTCCCGAGTCCCTCCAGGTGAAACTTCTGCGGGCCCTCCAGGAAGGCGAGATCCGGCGCGTCGGCGACACCAAGACGAGGGAGGCCGACGTGCGCATCGTGGCGGCCACGAATCGCTTGCTCGAGACCGACGTCGGCGTCGGTCGCTTCCGCGAGGACCTCTACTACCGCATCGCGGTCGTGACGGTCGCACTTCCCCCGCTCAAGGACCGGCCGGAGGACCTTCCCCTCCTCGTCCACCATCTCCTCGACGTTCATCGGCAGCGCCTGAACGTCGAAACCTCGGGAGTGGAGCGTCCGGCGATGGACGCCCTTCTCCAGTATTCATGGCCCGGAAATGTGCGCGAGCTCGGAAACGTCCTCGAGCGGGCGCTTGTGCTGTGCGAAGGTCCACGCATCCGCCTGGAAGACCTCCCGTTGCAAGTGAGGGAACCGGGCGCATCGGGTGGGCTTGGCATCGGAGAAGGACGGGACGACGGCGGCGGCTCCGGCGCTCCCTGGGGCGCGCTGGACGACAACGACCTCTCGGTGAAGCGCCGCTCGGCAGAGTTGGAGCGGCAACTGATCCAGACCGCGCTGAGGCGGACGGGCGGGCATCGCGGAAAGTCTGCCGCCCTCCTCGACCTGAGCGACCGCGCCCTTCGCTATAAGATTCGAGAGTACGGCCTGGAGTAA
- a CDS encoding ATP-binding protein produces MTATAAPTSRPRRSVRRELLVSMAVLFTGAVLLALAALAVTLPRLDSPAQGAFLIAGIVTADLAITFIFMRYFLQRTVFRPLERIAAQAEWIAGGAYEERIPGGDGAELDRLAQSLNTMAQAFLADREKLAENVVSLDRTNQDLVETTEELVRAARMASIGTLAAGLAHEVGNPLGALMAYLGVARNRMHSGGDSEGPMESAMDEARRIDRIVRSVLDFADPGRDAEGPPTVSVIRVIDRSLELLKTRGALDGITVTTRAEPGDHIVNARPQYLEQVLVNLLMNALWAVRESESPEILIDLRAGPAVRDLPVKRRRDDDPPEVDYSHRRRIPLLFSEGTARRAMAGGEAARDVVLIVSDNGPGIPADSLPFIFDPFYTTKEPGKGTGVGLAITTRIVQELGGRIEAGNRPEGGARFTVRLPEASEGG; encoded by the coding sequence ATGACCGCCACCGCCGCGCCGACGTCTCGCCCCCGCCGGTCGGTCCGCCGGGAGCTTCTCGTCTCCATGGCGGTCCTGTTCACAGGCGCCGTTCTTCTCGCACTCGCCGCCCTCGCGGTCACGCTCCCACGGCTGGATTCGCCTGCACAGGGCGCCTTTCTCATCGCAGGGATCGTGACCGCGGACCTCGCGATCACCTTCATCTTCATGCGGTACTTCCTCCAGCGTACCGTCTTTCGACCGCTGGAGCGGATTGCCGCACAGGCGGAGTGGATTGCCGGAGGCGCCTACGAGGAGCGGATCCCGGGGGGCGACGGCGCCGAGCTGGACCGGCTCGCGCAGAGCCTCAACACGATGGCCCAGGCCTTCCTCGCGGACCGTGAAAAACTCGCCGAGAACGTCGTCTCCCTCGATCGGACGAACCAGGATCTCGTGGAGACGACCGAGGAGCTGGTTCGGGCTGCGCGCATGGCTTCGATCGGAACGCTGGCGGCTGGGCTCGCACACGAGGTTGGGAACCCCCTCGGCGCGCTCATGGCCTACCTCGGCGTGGCGCGAAACCGGATGCACTCCGGTGGCGACTCCGAGGGACCGATGGAATCCGCCATGGACGAGGCCCGCCGCATTGACCGCATCGTCCGAAGCGTGCTCGACTTCGCGGATCCGGGGCGGGACGCCGAGGGCCCCCCCACCGTTTCGGTCATCCGAGTGATCGATCGCTCACTGGAGCTTCTCAAGACGCGAGGGGCCCTCGACGGCATAACAGTGACCACACGCGCCGAACCCGGCGATCACATCGTGAACGCACGCCCCCAATACCTCGAACAGGTCCTGGTCAATTTGCTCATGAACGCCTTGTGGGCGGTGCGGGAGTCGGAGAGTCCCGAGATCCTGATTGACCTCAGGGCGGGGCCGGCCGTACGTGACCTCCCCGTCAAGCGGCGGCGTGATGACGATCCGCCGGAAGTGGACTATTCGCACCGCCGGCGAATCCCCCTCCTCTTCTCGGAAGGGACGGCCCGAAGGGCGATGGCCGGTGGCGAGGCGGCCCGCGACGTCGTCTTGATCGTCTCCGATAACGGCCCGGGGATTCCCGCCGACAGCCTCCCCTTCATCTTCGACCCCTTTTATACGACGAAGGAACCGGGGAAGGGCACCGGGGTGGGACTCGCCATCACCACAAGGATCGTGCAGGAACTCGGCGGTCGAATCGAAGCCGGGAATCGCCCGGAGGGTGGGGCGCGCTTCACTGTCAGGCTTCCAGAGGCTTCGGAGGGCGGATGA
- a CDS encoding prepilin-type N-terminal cleavage/methylation domain-containing protein, which translates to MNPSKSLKPAAREGRVESARDRTAGSARPGARGAGRFRSHSSKSNRMAGFTLIELIIVIMIIGLLAAIMIPRLDDARARAHFTSIVSDFRYFAQQQELYYLSNFGYATDLDALDFTPSPGVAVEVTEATRQGWAALGTHTSLDEDKGCAIYLGNAAAPDLPNGQPHTAGQGVPQCAR; encoded by the coding sequence ATGAACCCGAGCAAAAGTCTGAAGCCGGCCGCACGCGAAGGCCGCGTGGAATCCGCCCGCGATCGGACGGCCGGGTCGGCCCGCCCCGGGGCTCGCGGAGCGGGCCGCTTCCGGAGCCACTCTTCGAAGTCGAATCGGATGGCGGGATTCACCCTCATCGAGCTGATCATCGTGATCATGATCATCGGGCTTCTCGCCGCGATCATGATTCCAAGGCTCGACGATGCCCGGGCCCGGGCGCACTTCACGAGCATCGTGAGCGACTTCCGGTACTTCGCCCAGCAGCAGGAGCTCTATTACCTGTCCAATTTCGGCTACGCGACCGACCTGGATGCCCTCGATTTCACGCCGAGCCCCGGGGTCGCGGTCGAGGTGACGGAGGCGACGCGGCAGGGATGGGCGGCCCTCGGCACCCACACCTCGCTCGACGAGGACAAGGGGTGCGCCATCTATCTCGGGAACGCTGCGGCTCCGGACCTCCCAAACGGTCAGCCGCACACCGCGGGCCAGGGCGTCCCCCAATGCGCGCGCTGA